One Bacillus amyloliquefaciens DSM 7 = ATCC 23350 DNA window includes the following coding sequences:
- the rph gene encoding ribonuclease PH, which produces MRHDGRQHDELRPITFDLDFITHPEGSVLITAGNTKVICNASVEDRVPPFLRGGGKGWITAEYSMLPRATNQRTIRESSKGKVSGRTMEIQRLIGRALRAVVDLEKLGERTIWIDCDVIQADGGTRTASITGAFLAMAIAAGKLVKSGVIKTSPVTDYLAAISVGMDKEEGLLLDLNYEEDSAAEVDMNIIMTGSGRFVELQGTGEEATFSREDLNGLLSLAEKGIQTLIQKQKEVLGDTLPELK; this is translated from the coding sequence ATGAGACACGACGGAAGACAGCACGATGAGCTGCGACCTATCACATTTGATTTGGATTTTATCACTCACCCGGAGGGCTCTGTTTTAATTACAGCGGGAAACACAAAGGTCATCTGTAATGCATCAGTGGAAGACCGGGTGCCGCCATTTTTACGCGGCGGAGGAAAAGGCTGGATCACAGCGGAATACAGCATGCTTCCCCGCGCCACGAATCAAAGAACGATAAGAGAATCTTCAAAAGGAAAGGTTTCCGGAAGAACGATGGAAATCCAGCGTCTGATCGGGCGCGCGCTCCGGGCCGTCGTTGATTTGGAGAAGCTCGGCGAACGGACGATCTGGATCGACTGTGACGTCATTCAAGCGGACGGCGGAACAAGAACGGCTTCCATTACCGGCGCTTTCTTGGCAATGGCCATTGCGGCCGGCAAACTCGTAAAAAGCGGCGTTATCAAAACCTCTCCTGTGACAGACTATCTCGCGGCCATTTCTGTCGGGATGGATAAAGAAGAAGGCCTTCTTTTGGATCTGAATTATGAAGAGGACTCAGCGGCTGAAGTCGATATGAATATCATCATGACGGGAAGCGGACGTTTTGTGGAGCTTCAAGGGACGGGCGAAGAAGCCACATTCTCCCGTGAAGATTTAAACGGACTGTTAAGCCTTGCCGAAAAAGGAATCCAGACGCTTATTCAAAAACAAAAAGAAGTGCTTGGAGATACATTGCCTGAACTGAAATAA
- a CDS encoding GerMN domain-containing protein, translated as MLKKGPAVIAATCLTSAFVLSGCGLFQSDKTAGEIDPPQDISYVKDEAGIQAKSTQSEKNGTSKADQPANTVMRELYLIDKNGYVAAQTLPLPNSEGTAKQALEYLVQGGPVSEILPNGFRAVLPADTTVNVDIKKDGTAVADFSKEFKNYKKEDEQKILQSITWTLTQFSSIDKVKIRINGHELKEMPVGGTPITGDLSRKDGINIETAGVNDLTDTHPLTVYYLAETETSEYYVPVTKRIDNSETNDITAAVEQLADGPGKASGLLTDFNNDVKLLSKPKVKDGQVTLDFNSSIYGSADEKTKMVSSGVLDSIVLTLTEQPSIKSVSIKVNGKSELVNEKGESLSKPVSRPSQVNTGSF; from the coding sequence ATGCTGAAAAAAGGACCTGCAGTCATTGCTGCAACATGTCTTACTTCGGCTTTTGTATTATCAGGATGCGGTTTGTTTCAATCCGATAAAACAGCCGGGGAAATCGACCCGCCTCAAGACATTTCATATGTAAAAGATGAAGCGGGAATTCAGGCGAAATCAACGCAGTCAGAAAAAAACGGCACATCTAAAGCCGATCAGCCGGCCAATACAGTCATGAGAGAGCTGTATCTGATTGATAAAAACGGCTATGTCGCAGCACAGACACTGCCTCTTCCGAACAGTGAGGGAACCGCAAAGCAGGCCCTTGAGTATTTGGTTCAGGGAGGGCCTGTGTCAGAAATCCTGCCGAATGGCTTCAGAGCGGTGCTCCCTGCGGATACGACGGTAAATGTTGACATTAAAAAAGACGGTACCGCCGTCGCTGATTTTTCGAAGGAATTTAAAAACTACAAAAAAGAAGACGAACAAAAAATCCTGCAATCGATTACATGGACGCTTACCCAATTCAGCTCAATAGATAAAGTCAAAATCAGAATTAACGGGCATGAACTGAAAGAAATGCCTGTGGGCGGCACGCCGATTACGGGCGACTTAAGCAGAAAAGACGGGATTAATATTGAAACCGCCGGAGTGAATGATCTGACAGACACCCATCCGCTGACTGTGTATTATCTGGCGGAAACAGAGACCAGTGAATACTACGTGCCTGTCACAAAGCGGATTGACAATTCAGAAACAAACGACATCACCGCAGCCGTTGAGCAGCTCGCCGACGGACCGGGCAAAGCAAGCGGGCTTTTGACGGACTTTAATAACGATGTTAAGCTCCTCAGCAAGCCGAAAGTAAAAGACGGCCAGGTTACACTTGATTTTAACAGCTCTATTTACGGAAGCGCCGATGAAAAAACAAAAATGGTATCATCGGGCGTACTGGACAGCATCGTCCTCACATTAACAGAACAGCCGTCGATAAAAAGTGTTTCTATAAAAGTAAACGGAAAGTCAGAACTGGTGAATGAAAAAGGAGAATCCCTTTCAAAACCTGTTTCGAGGCCGTCCCAAGTGAATACGGGTAGTTTTTAA